The Pseudomonadota bacterium genome contains a region encoding:
- a CDS encoding mechanosensitive ion channel, which translates to MNDLDLVRRIAPTTLSAANDLSPKVGQLETNAARANLASVPLDSHPNLGWDRKRGASLSQQIVRKNGTPSIGIAFGGFAFCGFERFVTAAISLAVLAIVCISFGGPAGAQGAVGLFLSDDSPAAESPPIVPFEQMTSGEQRDFLARMDDTEVRRMVLAQIVDLDGQEAPEATMELDDQRIRLMLGEMFSAGPAMIATFEDAVDNIEADREAGYLSILVAIFLALVAGGLLVEYAFRWATRGVWNRVRAADPERLLLKLGFLMLRIALDMLSVFVFFASVYGIFLMVEQGHEPTRTTILAYLKAIVLIRLAAVMHRFVLAPRAPSLRLFDISTHDARALYGWVMAATVVLVVGFTTRGVVSGSTTNLAAMQLLGFIVSGVFILLLIGVVWRSRQPIAALIQGDAQRGSLRSFMGMTWHLIATAYLAIVYVAAVLQSNLTGQSMLTAGVGSLIVIALLPVMDSGVCKGFGEAFGGRTRHLRAEGEIVLPNYEPVIRRAMRSVLIVMAAMVMAGLWNVPLFAMAQSGVSAGVIGGIATVGITSLIAYVMWQAIKIAIDRKLILDGGGTMPMDMSGEGGGASATSRISTLLPLIRSTLLGVIIVMAVMIGLSSLGVNIGPLIAGAGIVGIAVGFGAQTLVRDIVSGIFFLWDDAFRVGEYVELGFVKGTVEGISVRSMRLRHHRGALHTVPYGEIKHLTNHSRDWVIMKLEFRVTYDADIARIKKIFKVIGAEIEADEEMGPNLLQPLKSQGVLRMEDSAMIVRAKFMAKPGEQFVIRREVYTRVQKAFQEAGIEFAHRRVTIDVPKGATDEAATAIKERAAAAIATEPNGLLPAPSDTR; encoded by the coding sequence ATGAACGATCTAGACCTTGTCCGGCGGATCGCGCCGACAACATTGAGCGCGGCGAACGATCTGTCGCCTAAAGTGGGTCAATTGGAAACAAATGCCGCGCGGGCGAACCTCGCCTCGGTTCCACTCGACAGTCACCCCAATCTTGGCTGGGACCGAAAGCGTGGTGCGTCCCTGTCTCAGCAGATTGTACGTAAGAACGGCACACCTTCCATCGGGATTGCGTTTGGCGGGTTTGCGTTCTGCGGCTTTGAGCGATTTGTTACGGCCGCGATATCACTCGCCGTCCTGGCTATTGTGTGTATCAGCTTCGGGGGACCGGCGGGTGCGCAGGGGGCAGTAGGCCTGTTCTTGTCGGACGACTCTCCTGCAGCCGAAAGCCCACCAATTGTTCCTTTCGAGCAGATGACATCGGGTGAGCAACGCGATTTTCTTGCTCGAATGGACGATACCGAGGTTCGGCGGATGGTGCTCGCTCAGATTGTTGATCTGGACGGCCAGGAGGCGCCCGAAGCCACTATGGAACTCGACGATCAACGCATACGACTAATGCTCGGCGAGATGTTTTCGGCCGGCCCAGCGATGATCGCCACATTCGAGGATGCCGTCGACAATATCGAGGCGGATCGGGAAGCCGGTTATCTTAGTATTCTTGTGGCTATATTTCTCGCCTTGGTCGCAGGCGGGCTTTTGGTGGAGTATGCGTTTCGCTGGGCGACCCGCGGGGTCTGGAATCGGGTTCGCGCAGCCGATCCCGAGCGGCTGCTCTTGAAGCTCGGTTTTCTGATGCTGAGAATTGCTCTCGACATGCTTTCAGTTTTTGTCTTCTTCGCTTCGGTTTATGGAATTTTCTTGATGGTGGAGCAGGGTCACGAGCCGACGCGGACCACCATCCTCGCATATCTCAAGGCGATCGTGCTGATCCGACTCGCCGCGGTCATGCACCGTTTTGTGTTAGCGCCGCGGGCACCATCGTTGCGTCTGTTCGACATCTCGACACACGATGCGCGCGCGCTCTATGGGTGGGTGATGGCGGCCACGGTCGTCCTCGTGGTCGGCTTCACGACGCGAGGCGTTGTTAGTGGTTCCACTACAAATCTTGCCGCCATGCAACTCTTGGGATTCATTGTGAGCGGCGTGTTTATCCTCCTCTTGATCGGCGTAGTGTGGCGCTCCCGCCAACCGATCGCGGCCCTGATCCAGGGAGATGCGCAGCGAGGGTCGTTGCGCAGCTTTATGGGCATGACTTGGCATCTGATCGCGACGGCCTATTTGGCAATCGTCTATGTGGCCGCAGTGTTACAATCGAACCTCACTGGCCAGAGCATGCTGACCGCTGGCGTAGGCAGCCTGATCGTCATTGCACTTCTGCCCGTGATGGATTCCGGCGTTTGTAAAGGCTTCGGTGAAGCATTTGGCGGGCGGACCCGTCATCTTCGGGCTGAAGGCGAAATAGTTCTTCCCAACTACGAACCGGTGATCCGGCGCGCGATGCGTTCGGTGCTCATCGTGATGGCGGCCATGGTGATGGCCGGGCTTTGGAACGTGCCGCTGTTCGCGATGGCGCAAAGTGGTGTGTCTGCCGGGGTGATTGGTGGCATCGCGACCGTCGGCATCACGAGTTTAATCGCATACGTGATGTGGCAAGCCATCAAAATAGCCATCGACCGGAAGCTCATTCTCGACGGTGGCGGCACTATGCCCATGGATATGAGCGGTGAAGGTGGCGGTGCGTCAGCAACTTCGCGAATCTCGACGCTTCTTCCATTGATCCGCTCAACGCTGCTGGGGGTGATCATTGTGATGGCGGTGATGATCGGCCTGTCTTCGCTCGGCGTAAATATCGGGCCGCTGATCGCAGGCGCCGGGATCGTCGGTATCGCGGTCGGCTTCGGCGCCCAGACCCTGGTGCGCGACATCGTCTCCGGCATATTTTTCCTGTGGGACGATGCATTTCGGGTCGGCGAATACGTCGAACTCGGCTTCGTGAAGGGTACGGTTGAAGGGATATCGGTCCGATCCATGCGACTTCGCCATCATCGCGGCGCGCTCCATACAGTGCCGTATGGTGAAATCAAGCATCTCACCAATCACAGCCGCGATTGGGTGATCATGAAACTCGAGTTTCGCGTGACGTATGATGCCGACATTGCTCGGATCAAGAAGATCTTCAAGGTGATCGGCGCAGAGATCGAGGCCGACGAGGAGATGGGTCCGAACTTGCTTCAGCCGCTCAAATCGCAAGGTGTCCTTCGCATGGAAGATTCCGCAATGATCGTTCGTGCCAAATTCATGGCCAAGCCGGGCGAACAATTCGTCATACGCCGCGAGGTTTATACACGGGTTCAGAAGGCTTTCCAGGAGGCTGGAATCGAGTTCGCTCACCGCCGTGTAACGATAGACGTTCCCAAAGGTGCGACGGACGAGGCGGCCACCGCGATCAAAGAGCGCGCGGCGGCGGCGATCGCCACGGAGCCGAACGGGTTATTACCGGCGCCGTCAGACACGCGATAA
- a CDS encoding IclR family transcriptional regulator, whose protein sequence is MVNRVIQRRKERTLPGRAAASSDRKGIQSVEIGIGILETLSDSMVPLSLKEIAGSVGLPPSNVHRYLASFVRTSMVRQDIETGHYDLGSASLRIGLSALNRLDAIELASNGLRELVQKTDMHAILSIWTERGPMIIRWQKCSHHIVISVGVGSFIPLLATSSGRVFLTHLPRSMSRPYLTKELAQTPANGKSSHRHEIEELITDVRDKGYAYTMSRSMPGLSQIEAIAAPVLDSQSQLAAVIALFDSAGVITKRNRQATDALLAVTDRISVDLGYSHE, encoded by the coding sequence GTGGTTAATCGCGTCATCCAGCGGCGCAAGGAACGCACACTACCGGGTCGCGCCGCGGCTTCGTCGGACCGCAAGGGCATTCAGTCTGTCGAGATCGGCATCGGAATTCTCGAAACTCTCAGTGATTCGATGGTGCCGCTGTCGTTGAAGGAGATCGCCGGCAGTGTCGGCCTCCCGCCGAGCAATGTGCATCGCTACTTGGCCAGCTTCGTTCGCACAAGCATGGTCCGCCAAGACATCGAAACCGGCCATTATGACCTCGGCAGTGCGTCCCTCCGCATCGGCTTGTCGGCGCTCAATAGGCTGGACGCGATAGAGCTGGCGTCAAACGGCCTGCGCGAGCTGGTCCAAAAAACCGATATGCACGCAATCCTTTCGATTTGGACCGAGCGTGGCCCGATGATTATCCGCTGGCAAAAATGCAGCCATCACATCGTCATATCAGTGGGCGTCGGCTCCTTCATTCCGTTGCTTGCGACATCGTCGGGGCGGGTATTTTTGACCCATTTGCCGAGGTCAATGTCTCGGCCGTACCTAACCAAGGAACTCGCCCAAACCCCCGCGAACGGCAAAAGCTCGCACAGACATGAAATCGAAGAACTGATCACAGATGTGCGCGACAAGGGCTATGCATACACCATGTCGAGATCCATGCCTGGATTGTCGCAGATCGAGGCCATTGCTGCGCCTGTGCTCGACTCGCAAAGTCAGCTTGCTGCTGTGATCGCGCTCTTTGACTCGGCCGGCGTCATCACCAAACGAAATAGACAGGCGACGGATGCGCTTTTGGCGGTTACCGACAGGATTTCCGTCGACCTCGGATATAGCCACGAATAA
- a CDS encoding sigma-70 family RNA polymerase sigma factor has protein sequence MQTRTRSETGSDRRPDHDVISNLKKGDGPSTDSFVRENIAWMLASAHRIVGDRYLAEDCVQAAFMNVFGKLDDFKGQSSLRTWMHRIVVNQALMSLRSRKRLQERSLDDLLPAFEAGGCRLEDPWTTLETPESLLVQSRTAEYVLSAIQRMPDIYRIVLLLRDIEEMSTSEVAVMLELSESNVKVRLHRARSGLKKLLEPLLRGQEL, from the coding sequence ATGCAGACACGCACACGCAGTGAAACCGGAAGTGATCGGAGGCCCGATCACGACGTGATATCCAACCTCAAGAAGGGCGACGGGCCTTCCACGGATTCGTTCGTCCGGGAGAATATTGCTTGGATGCTGGCAAGCGCCCACCGAATCGTTGGGGATCGGTACCTTGCCGAAGATTGCGTTCAAGCTGCATTTATGAACGTCTTCGGGAAATTGGACGATTTCAAAGGCCAATCAAGCCTGCGTACTTGGATGCACCGGATTGTGGTCAATCAAGCGCTGATGTCTTTGCGGTCACGAAAACGACTGCAAGAAAGGTCGCTCGACGATCTTCTGCCGGCGTTTGAGGCCGGCGGTTGTCGATTGGAGGACCCGTGGACGACGTTGGAAACGCCGGAATCTTTGCTGGTTCAGTCCCGTACCGCAGAGTATGTGCTCTCGGCAATCCAGCGAATGCCGGATATTTATCGCATCGTTTTGCTGCTCCGTGACATCGAAGAAATGAGCACATCGGAAGTCGCCGTAATGCTCGAACTCAGTGAAAGCAATGTGAAGGTGAGATTGCACCGCGCGCGGTCAGGATTAAAAAAATTGCTGGAACCCCTTCTGAGAGGGCAAGAACTATGA
- a CDS encoding zf-HC2 domain-containing protein, whose protein sequence is MMFKLPLMITCSEFESFILAYLEGDLAPRQKSVFEFHLKICRECRDYLTAYRASLELAKDTLGVDRNYLEDHVPEDLIKAILAARRA, encoded by the coding sequence ATGATGTTCAAGCTACCGCTGATGATTACGTGCAGTGAGTTCGAATCTTTCATTCTGGCCTATCTGGAAGGCGACTTGGCACCTCGACAGAAGTCGGTGTTTGAGTTTCACCTCAAGATATGTCGCGAATGTCGGGATTACCTGACGGCTTACCGTGCCTCCCTTGAACTGGCGAAAGACACCCTCGGGGTGGACCGTAATTATCTCGAAGACCACGTCCCAGAGGACTTGATTAAAGCCATCCTGGCAGCGCGGCGAGCGTAG